In a genomic window of Vicinamibacterales bacterium:
- a CDS encoding Calx-beta domain-containing protein: MKGLVRRRLALATLGVLCFAAVGSTRQSPTVAIEDVTLAEGTGGTTTATFRVVLRNPNLAESRVYYLTGGGSATAGTSNWSYAGGLTIPTSGTASPYPATLNVSGMTGTIQHLAVRIDALTHTFPADIDMLLVGPTGQAVMIMSDRGGSDDVAGVSFTLMDGAPPIPTPIVPGTYAPTDNAPVGETLPAPAPSGPYGSTLSAFNGTNPNGQWRVYVVDDQSSDGGALGGVTLFIATTASGADYIPRAGLLTFPPGTPAQWVTLPVAADAVAEPDETVNVQLFSPTNVAIADPLGTATILNDDGGVGPKPPRGLRVDSIAGSLLTLRWDPPLVGPVPNGYVLEAGTSPGGVIASLPLGPARTFSINAPSGSFYLRLRSTTAGGTSAVSNEVVAHVGVPVAPSAPADLLGNVGTSRVALSWRNTFTGAAPSTIVLDVSGTLSGSLPLGVTDTFTFNGMPNGTYTFSVRGVNAGGSGPSSAPVTLTFPGTCTGVLQAPSHFDVYRVGNVLTLLWDPPDLGPAPTGYVLSASGAVSGSLPLSARGFSAAVPPGTYVFDVRSTHFCGTGALTTPPVAITVP, encoded by the coding sequence ATGAAGGGACTTGTTCGCCGCCGCCTTGCGCTGGCCACGCTGGGCGTCCTGTGTTTCGCCGCCGTCGGATCCACGCGGCAGTCGCCGACCGTGGCGATCGAGGACGTGACGCTCGCCGAGGGCACGGGCGGAACCACCACTGCGACGTTCCGTGTCGTGCTGCGGAACCCGAACCTGGCCGAATCGCGGGTCTACTACCTGACAGGCGGCGGGAGCGCCACGGCCGGCACGTCGAACTGGTCGTATGCCGGCGGCCTCACCATCCCGACATCGGGAACGGCCTCGCCCTACCCCGCCACGCTGAACGTCTCGGGCATGACGGGCACGATCCAGCACCTGGCCGTGCGGATCGATGCGCTGACGCACACGTTCCCGGCCGACATCGACATGCTGCTCGTCGGTCCGACGGGCCAGGCCGTGATGATCATGTCGGACCGCGGGGGCAGCGACGACGTGGCCGGGGTGTCCTTCACGCTCATGGACGGCGCGCCGCCGATTCCCACGCCGATCGTGCCCGGCACCTACGCCCCCACGGACAACGCCCCCGTGGGCGAGACGCTGCCAGCGCCGGCCCCGTCCGGCCCCTATGGCTCGACGCTCTCGGCGTTCAACGGCACGAACCCGAACGGCCAGTGGCGCGTGTACGTGGTCGACGACCAGTCATCGGACGGGGGCGCGCTGGGCGGCGTCACGCTCTTCATCGCCACGACGGCCAGCGGCGCCGACTACATCCCCAGGGCGGGTCTCCTCACGTTCCCGCCGGGCACACCCGCGCAGTGGGTGACCCTGCCGGTCGCCGCCGATGCCGTCGCCGAACCTGACGAGACGGTGAACGTGCAGCTGTTCTCGCCCACCAACGTCGCGATTGCCGATCCGCTGGGCACGGCGACGATCCTGAACGACGACGGCGGCGTCGGCCCGAAGCCGCCTCGCGGCCTGCGGGTCGACAGCATCGCGGGCAGCCTGCTGACGCTGCGGTGGGATCCGCCGCTGGTCGGACCGGTGCCGAACGGCTACGTGCTGGAGGCGGGCACGTCGCCCGGCGGCGTCATCGCGAGCCTGCCGCTCGGTCCGGCCCGGACCTTCTCGATCAACGCCCCATCGGGCAGCTTCTACCTGCGTCTTCGCTCGACGACGGCCGGCGGCACGAGCGCCGTGTCGAACGAGGTGGTGGCGCACGTGGGCGTGCCCGTGGCGCCATCGGCGCCGGCGGACCTCCTCGGCAACGTCGGCACGTCGCGAGTGGCCCTGAGCTGGCGAAACACCTTCACCGGCGCCGCCCCCAGCACGATCGTGCTCGACGTGAGCGGCACGCTCAGCGGCTCGCTCCCGCTCGGTGTCACGGACACGTTCACTTTCAACGGCATGCCGAACGGCACCTACACGTTCTCGGTGCGGGGCGTGAACGCCGGCGGCAGCGGGCCGTCGTCGGCACCGGTGACGCTGACCTTTCCCGGCACGTGCACGGGCGTGCTGCAGGCACCGAGCCACTTCGACGTCTACAGGGTGGGGAACGTGCTGACGCTGCTCTGGGATCCGCCCGATCTGGGCCCCGCGCCAACTGGCTACGTCCTGTCCGCGAGCGGCGCCGTCTCCGGCAGCCTGCCGCTCTCGGCGCGCGGCTTCAGCGCCGCCGTGCCGCCTGGCACCTATGTGTTCGACGTCCGCTCCACGCACTTCTGCGGCACGGGCGCGCTGACGACCCCGCCGGTGGCGATCACGGTGCCGTGA
- a CDS encoding thermonuclease family protein, whose protein sequence is MRRRGGIRPWLVGLLLAGALALALPVPAAAQRVRRVIDGDTITVAGIGVVRLIGVDAPEKTGGYRDAEPFGDAATAFMKRLLEGQDVTLAYDGPRKDQYNRTLAYVFLPDHRLANLEIIRAGLAETYRRFTYTRKPEFQAAEREARAAKRGMWAARRPRD, encoded by the coding sequence GTGAGACGCCGCGGAGGGATCCGCCCGTGGCTCGTAGGCCTGCTGCTGGCCGGGGCGCTCGCCCTCGCGCTGCCCGTGCCGGCCGCGGCCCAGCGGGTCCGCCGCGTGATCGACGGCGACACCATCACCGTGGCCGGCATCGGCGTCGTCCGGCTCATTGGCGTGGACGCACCGGAGAAGACCGGCGGGTACCGGGACGCCGAGCCCTTCGGCGACGCCGCCACCGCGTTCATGAAGCGCCTGCTCGAGGGCCAGGACGTGACGCTCGCCTACGACGGCCCGCGCAAGGATCAGTACAACCGGACGCTCGCCTACGTGTTCCTGCCGGACCACCGCCTCGCCAATCTCGAGATCATCCGGGCCGGGCTGGCCGAGACGTACCGACGCTTCACCTACACGCGGAAGCCGGAGTTCCAGGCCGCCGAGCGCGAGGCCCGCGCCGCGAAACGCGGGATGTGGGCCGCCCGCCGGCCACGCGACTGA
- a CDS encoding diguanylate cyclase, protein MYLLLLLAAGIGSAALATFAWRNRRYPGFTYLAVLELAVTWWIGCYLGERLDPAHAETWFALKYPAIGLVAPSWLLFTLYQMGERPQSRGWWAVYAWPLILGPLAYSNATHRLLFSGIVQRGELVGLNGPLYSLHLAIDYTFFLVAAALLLRDWQRRSSIQSGLLLVGGVIPFAGNVANELAKATDGIGSWLPFGPALPAFAVGALIIGASAARFRQLDPRPVARERLFDSLPDAVLVLNETDVIVDANRAARQMLGLATRDLLGLTWPQVFKAPDWRAIPHGPDATVEREWPGSTGGAWLELQRHNLFDAHGRAVGLLMVARDITARKQFESELRAQSYRDRLTGLANRRFFDDEAARLQASREFPVSVFAFDLDGLKQVNDREGHAAGDLLLQAMSAFLTGFFRAGDRVIRQGGDEFVVLLPATSVDEAERIRSRLGAALAQFNQSRSLPLRFSTGLSVAADAADWASAIRRADERLYEAKRLSGAVPV, encoded by the coding sequence ATGTATCTGCTGCTCCTCCTGGCGGCCGGGATCGGATCGGCCGCCCTGGCCACCTTCGCCTGGCGGAATCGCCGGTACCCCGGGTTCACGTACCTGGCGGTGTTGGAGCTGGCGGTCACGTGGTGGATCGGCTGCTACCTGGGCGAGCGCCTCGACCCGGCCCACGCCGAGACCTGGTTCGCGCTCAAGTACCCGGCCATCGGCCTGGTGGCCCCCAGCTGGCTGCTCTTCACCCTCTACCAGATGGGCGAGCGGCCGCAGTCGCGCGGCTGGTGGGCGGTCTACGCGTGGCCGCTCATCCTCGGCCCCCTCGCCTACTCGAACGCCACCCACCGGCTGCTCTTCTCCGGCATCGTCCAGCGCGGCGAGCTCGTCGGCCTGAACGGCCCGCTCTATTCCCTCCACCTCGCCATCGACTACACGTTCTTCCTGGTGGCGGCGGCCCTCCTGCTCCGCGACTGGCAGCGGCGGAGCAGCATCCAGAGCGGCCTCTTGCTCGTGGGCGGCGTCATCCCTTTCGCGGGCAATGTCGCCAACGAGCTGGCCAAGGCCACCGACGGCATCGGCAGCTGGCTGCCCTTCGGCCCGGCCCTGCCGGCGTTCGCCGTCGGCGCGCTCATCATCGGCGCCTCCGCCGCCCGCTTCCGGCAGCTCGACCCCCGCCCCGTGGCGCGCGAACGGCTGTTCGACTCGCTGCCCGACGCAGTGCTCGTCCTGAACGAGACCGACGTGATCGTGGACGCCAACCGCGCCGCGCGCCAGATGCTGGGACTGGCGACGCGCGACCTCCTGGGGCTCACGTGGCCGCAGGTGTTCAAGGCGCCGGACTGGCGCGCCATCCCGCACGGCCCCGATGCGACCGTGGAGCGGGAGTGGCCGGGTTCCACCGGCGGCGCCTGGCTGGAACTGCAGCGTCACAACCTGTTCGACGCGCACGGCCGGGCCGTGGGTCTGCTGATGGTGGCGCGCGACATCACGGCCCGCAAGCAGTTCGAGTCCGAGCTGCGCGCCCAGAGCTACCGCGACCGGCTGACGGGCCTGGCCAACCGCCGGTTCTTCGATGACGAGGCAGCGCGCCTGCAGGCGAGCCGCGAGTTCCCGGTGTCCGTGTTCGCCTTCGACCTCGACGGCCTGAAGCAGGTGAACGACCGCGAGGGCCATGCCGCCGGCGATCTCCTGCTGCAGGCGATGTCGGCCTTCCTCACGGGCTTCTTCCGCGCGGGCGATCGCGTGATCCGGCAGGGCGGCGACGAGTTCGTGGTCCTGCTGCCGGCGACGAGCGTCGACGAGGCCGAGCGCATCAGGAGCCGCCTGGGCGCGGCCCTGGCGCAGTTCAACCAGTCGCGGTCGCTGCCGCTGCGTTTCTCCACCGGCCTGTCGGTGGCGGCCGACGCCGCGGACTGGGCGTCCGCCATCCGCCGCGCCGACGAGCGGCTCTACGAAGCCAAGCGCCTGTCGGGCGCGGTGCCGGTGTAG
- a CDS encoding aminotransferase class III-fold pyridoxal phosphate-dependent enzyme yields MSEAVAAPGMTGEEMVALCRRHSLFEWSAQGAVDPIPVARAKGVHFWTPEGKRYIDFNSQLMCVNAGHGHPAIIKAVQDQAAALAYANPFMASEPRARLGAKLAEITPGDLEVFFFTNGGAESNENAIRIARAVTGRHKVLARYRSYHGGTAGALTLTGDPRRWAAEPGIPGVVHVLDPYHGLARGWDTAEQSLRYLEEVIELEGPKTIAAFILETISGTNGILVPPDGYLQGVRDLCDRHGILMICDEVMAGFGRTGTWFGVDHWKIVPDLMTMAKGLTSAYVPLGAVGMRRAVAEHFTEKAFNGGLTYNSHPLGCATALATIKVYEDEGLIENAAKMGALMRELHQDLARKHPSVGAVRNIGLFGIVELTRDRTTMAPAVPMGGGSPEMAALAKQFRQDGLYTFVRWHTFFTNPPLCVTEGELQEAFAIIDKALAITDRGVAGA; encoded by the coding sequence ATGAGCGAAGCGGTGGCGGCGCCGGGCATGACCGGCGAGGAGATGGTCGCACTGTGCCGTCGGCACAGCCTGTTCGAGTGGTCGGCCCAGGGGGCCGTGGACCCGATCCCCGTCGCGCGGGCCAAGGGCGTCCATTTCTGGACCCCCGAGGGCAAGCGCTACATCGACTTCAACAGCCAGCTGATGTGCGTGAACGCCGGGCACGGGCATCCCGCCATCATCAAGGCCGTCCAGGACCAGGCCGCCGCCCTCGCCTACGCGAACCCGTTCATGGCCAGCGAGCCGCGGGCGCGGCTGGGCGCCAAGCTGGCCGAGATCACTCCAGGCGACCTCGAGGTGTTCTTCTTCACCAACGGCGGGGCCGAGTCCAACGAGAACGCCATCCGCATCGCCAGGGCCGTGACCGGCCGGCACAAGGTGCTGGCCCGCTACCGCTCCTATCACGGCGGCACGGCCGGCGCCCTCACGCTCACCGGCGATCCCCGGCGCTGGGCGGCCGAGCCGGGCATCCCCGGCGTCGTCCACGTCCTGGACCCGTACCACGGCCTGGCGCGGGGCTGGGACACCGCGGAGCAGTCGCTGCGCTACCTGGAGGAGGTCATCGAGCTCGAGGGCCCGAAGACGATCGCGGCCTTCATCCTCGAGACCATCAGCGGGACCAACGGGATCCTGGTGCCGCCCGACGGCTACCTGCAGGGCGTCCGGGACCTGTGCGACAGGCACGGGATCCTGATGATCTGCGACGAGGTCATGGCCGGCTTCGGGCGGACGGGGACGTGGTTCGGCGTGGACCACTGGAAGATCGTGCCGGACCTGATGACGATGGCGAAGGGCCTCACGAGCGCCTACGTGCCGCTCGGCGCGGTCGGCATGCGGCGGGCCGTCGCCGAGCACTTCACGGAGAAGGCCTTCAACGGCGGCCTCACCTACAACAGCCACCCGCTGGGATGCGCCACGGCGCTCGCGACGATCAAGGTCTACGAGGACGAGGGACTCATCGAGAACGCCGCGAAGATGGGCGCGCTCATGCGCGAGCTGCACCAGGACCTGGCGCGGAAGCACCCCTCGGTGGGCGCCGTGCGCAACATCGGCCTCTTCGGCATCGTCGAGCTCACGCGCGATCGGACGACGATGGCACCGGCCGTGCCGATGGGGGGCGGGTCGCCGGAGATGGCGGCGCTGGCGAAGCAGTTCCGGCAGGACGGCCTCTACACCTTCGTGCGGTGGCACACGTTCTTCACGAACCCGCCGCTGTGCGTCACCGAAGGCGAGCTCCAGGAAGCGTTCGCCATCATCGACAAGGCGCTCGCGATCACCGACCGCGGCGTCGCCGGCGCCTAG
- a CDS encoding VOC family protein: MPAAHALSRLHQIAQPIADIDRAVAFYRDVLGLPLLFTAPPNLAFFDCAGVRLMLSPPSPGHDHPGSVLYFAVDDIQAAHDALQARGAVFTGAPAKIATLADREVWLAGFTDSEGNALALMSEPRLG, translated from the coding sequence ATGCCCGCCGCCCACGCCCTGTCGCGCCTGCACCAGATCGCCCAGCCCATCGCGGACATCGACCGCGCCGTGGCGTTCTACCGGGACGTCCTCGGGCTGCCGCTGCTCTTCACCGCCCCGCCGAACCTGGCGTTCTTCGATTGCGCGGGCGTGCGCCTGATGCTGTCGCCGCCCTCGCCCGGGCACGACCATCCCGGCTCGGTCCTCTACTTCGCCGTGGACGACATCCAGGCGGCGCACGACGCGCTGCAGGCGCGGGGCGCCGTGTTCACGGGCGCCCCGGCGAAGATCGCGACCCTGGCCGACCGCGAGGTGTGGCTCGCCGGCTTCACCGACAGCGAGGGCAACGCGCTGGCCTTGATGTCCGAGCCGAGGCTCGGGTGA
- a CDS encoding MarR family transcriptional regulator — protein MPAGSSPARSAAVADALHSASIHLLRRVREVDDEGLGPARLSALSVLVFGGARRLTDLARTEQVQPPTMTKIVSGLEASGLARRAADPGDARAIRVEATARGRRLLVEGRRRRVARLREGLTALLPEELGVLAHAAALMERVAGRLADVPVAPRRSPPPAGGAAVSAARPGGAPVRRSPRPRPTRR, from the coding sequence ATGCCCGCCGGATCAAGCCCTGCCCGGAGCGCCGCCGTGGCCGATGCGCTGCACTCGGCCTCCATCCATCTCCTGCGCCGCGTCCGCGAAGTGGACGACGAGGGCCTCGGCCCGGCCCGCCTGTCCGCCTTGTCCGTCCTGGTGTTCGGCGGTGCGCGCCGGTTGACGGACCTCGCGCGGACCGAGCAGGTGCAGCCGCCCACCATGACGAAGATCGTGTCGGGACTCGAGGCGTCCGGGCTGGCGCGCCGCGCCGCCGATCCCGGCGATGCACGGGCCATCCGCGTGGAGGCGACCGCCCGTGGACGCCGCCTGCTGGTGGAGGGACGGCGGCGCCGCGTGGCGCGTCTCCGGGAGGGGCTCACGGCGCTCCTGCCGGAGGAACTCGGCGTCCTCGCGCATGCGGCCGCGCTCATGGAGCGCGTGGCCGGCCGGCTCGCGGACGTGCCCGTCGCGCCGCGGCGCTCGCCGCCGCCTGCCGGCGGGGCCGCCGTCAGCGCGGCACGGCCCGGCGGAGCGCCAGTACGCCGATCGCCGCGGCCACGACCGACCCGGCGATGA
- the nhaA gene encoding Na+/H+ antiporter NhaA: MQPARSQAFQDFFRTEAAGGIVLLVAALAAMVAANSPWADQYHALWAARLVVGPESHPLVLTAGQWVNDGLMAVFFLLVGLEIKREILVGELSTARQAALPFAAALGGIVVPALVFLTLAPAEARGGWAIPTATDIAFALGILALAAPAAPAGLKVFLAALAIVDDMAAVLVIALVYTSSVHVGALLAAAAVAVTCAGLNRLGVQRLAPYLALGLALWFFVHESGVHATIAGVVLAFTIPANAPKDTQRFSEEARAHLDTFERTETGDRQVITSPGQQEALQALDAASKAVAAPLLRLEHALHGLSAFVVMPLFAFANAGVSIATGGLDGGTAVAVGVGLVVGKPLGITAASWAARQTGLATLPAGVTGAMLHGAAWIAGIGFTMSLFIAGLAYGATAAFDAAQVGIIAGSVVAAAIGVLALRRAVPR, encoded by the coding sequence ATGCAGCCGGCCCGCTCCCAGGCGTTCCAGGACTTCTTCCGCACCGAGGCGGCGGGCGGCATCGTGCTGCTCGTGGCCGCGCTGGCGGCCATGGTCGCGGCCAACTCCCCCTGGGCCGATCAGTACCATGCGCTCTGGGCCGCGCGCCTTGTCGTGGGGCCGGAGTCGCACCCGCTCGTGCTCACGGCCGGCCAGTGGGTGAACGACGGCCTGATGGCGGTCTTCTTCCTGCTGGTGGGCCTGGAGATCAAGCGCGAGATCCTGGTGGGCGAGCTGTCGACGGCCCGGCAGGCGGCGCTGCCGTTCGCGGCGGCGCTCGGAGGCATCGTCGTCCCGGCGCTGGTGTTCCTCACCCTGGCACCGGCCGAGGCGCGCGGCGGCTGGGCGATCCCGACCGCCACCGACATCGCGTTCGCGCTCGGCATCCTGGCCCTGGCGGCGCCCGCGGCGCCAGCCGGCCTGAAGGTGTTCCTGGCGGCGCTCGCGATCGTGGACGACATGGCCGCCGTCCTCGTCATCGCCCTGGTCTATACGTCCTCCGTCCACGTGGGGGCCCTGCTGGCCGCCGCCGCCGTGGCCGTCACCTGCGCGGGCCTGAACCGGCTGGGCGTCCAGCGGCTCGCCCCGTACCTGGCGCTCGGCCTGGCGCTGTGGTTCTTCGTGCACGAATCCGGCGTGCACGCCACCATCGCGGGCGTCGTGCTGGCGTTCACGATTCCCGCCAACGCTCCCAAAGACACCCAGCGCTTCTCTGAGGAGGCCCGCGCGCACCTCGACACGTTCGAGCGCACCGAGACGGGTGACCGTCAGGTGATCACGAGTCCGGGCCAGCAGGAGGCGCTGCAGGCGCTCGACGCCGCCAGCAAGGCCGTCGCGGCGCCGCTGCTCAGGCTGGAACATGCCCTGCACGGCCTCTCGGCGTTCGTCGTGATGCCGCTCTTCGCGTTCGCGAACGCCGGCGTGAGCATCGCCACCGGCGGCCTCGACGGCGGGACGGCGGTGGCGGTGGGCGTCGGTCTCGTGGTGGGCAAGCCGCTCGGGATCACCGCGGCGTCCTGGGCCGCGCGGCAGACGGGCCTGGCCACGCTCCCGGCCGGCGTCACGGGCGCGATGCTGCACGGCGCCGCGTGGATCGCCGGCATCGGCTTCACGATGTCCCTGTTCATCGCGGGGCTGGCGTACGGCGCGACGGCGGCCTTCGACGCCGCGCAGGTGGGCATCATCGCCGGGTCGGTCGTGGCCGCGGCGATCGGCGTACTGGCGCTCCGCCGGGCCGTGCCGCGCTGA
- the pgi gene encoding glucose-6-phosphate isomerase, producing MGVRDLGIWQRLEAHRDRMRDVHLRTLFAEDPGRFGRLSLRFDDLLVDFSKQRVTAETMALLAELARETGVDALRDRMFAGDRINTTEGRAVLHVALRAAATRDIRVDGHDVMPDVTAARARVAAFAEEVRLGRWKGATGEPITDVVNVGIGGSDLGPAMVVEALTPYGREGPRLHFVSNVDGAHLSETLRTIRPATTLFVIASKTFTTQETMANARSARAWLVQALGDAAVARHFVAVSTNATEVQRFGITASNVFGFWDWVGGRYSLWSSIGLPIAIAIGAAGFDALLAGAAEMDDHFRSAPLEANLPMVLGLLGIWNTDFLGADSHAVLPYDQYLRRLPAFLQQLDMESNGKAVTRDGHPAGVATGPVVWGEPGTNGQHAFYQLLHQGTRLVACDFLAAAEAAHDLPAHHPLLLSNFFAQPEALMVGRTLEEARAELTAAGLSPADVDRLAPHKVFPGNRPSTSLLYRRLDPRTLGRLLALYEHKVFVMGAVWGINSFDQWGVELGKTLAARILPELDGDGSPAGHDASTRGLITHARRLRGR from the coding sequence ATGGGAGTTCGGGATCTCGGGATCTGGCAGAGGTTGGAGGCGCACCGCGATCGGATGCGCGACGTGCACCTGCGGACGCTCTTCGCCGAGGATCCTGGACGATTCGGTCGGCTCTCGCTGCGGTTCGACGACCTGCTCGTGGACTTCTCCAAGCAGCGCGTCACGGCCGAGACCATGGCGCTCCTGGCGGAGCTGGCGCGGGAGACTGGCGTCGACGCGCTGCGCGATCGGATGTTCGCCGGCGACCGCATCAACACCACCGAGGGGCGCGCGGTGCTCCACGTGGCGCTCAGGGCTGCCGCCACCCGCGACATCCGCGTCGACGGGCACGACGTGATGCCCGACGTCACGGCCGCACGAGCGCGCGTGGCGGCCTTCGCCGAGGAGGTGCGGCTCGGCCGCTGGAAGGGCGCCACGGGTGAGCCAATCACCGACGTCGTCAACGTGGGGATCGGCGGCTCGGATCTCGGGCCGGCGATGGTCGTCGAGGCCCTGACCCCGTACGGCCGCGAGGGCCCGCGGCTCCACTTCGTCTCGAACGTCGACGGCGCGCACCTGTCAGAAACGCTCAGGACCATCCGCCCCGCGACCACGCTCTTCGTCATCGCGTCCAAGACGTTCACCACCCAGGAGACGATGGCCAACGCGCGGTCGGCGCGCGCGTGGCTCGTCCAGGCGCTCGGCGACGCGGCCGTCGCCCGTCACTTCGTGGCGGTCTCCACCAACGCCACCGAGGTGCAGCGCTTCGGTATCACCGCGTCGAACGTGTTCGGCTTCTGGGACTGGGTGGGCGGACGCTACTCGCTGTGGTCCTCCATCGGCCTGCCGATCGCGATCGCCATCGGCGCGGCCGGCTTCGACGCCCTGCTGGCCGGCGCCGCGGAGATGGACGACCACTTCCGGTCGGCCCCACTCGAGGCGAACCTGCCGATGGTGCTGGGGCTCCTCGGGATCTGGAACACCGACTTCCTGGGCGCCGACTCCCACGCGGTCCTGCCCTACGACCAGTACCTGCGGCGGCTGCCGGCGTTCCTCCAGCAGCTCGACATGGAGAGCAACGGCAAGGCCGTGACTCGCGACGGCCACCCGGCCGGCGTCGCGACGGGACCGGTCGTGTGGGGCGAGCCGGGCACCAACGGACAGCACGCCTTCTACCAGCTGCTGCACCAGGGCACGCGGCTCGTCGCGTGCGACTTCCTGGCGGCCGCCGAAGCCGCGCACGACCTGCCCGCGCACCACCCGTTGCTCCTGTCGAACTTCTTCGCGCAGCCCGAAGCGCTGATGGTCGGACGGACGCTGGAGGAGGCGCGCGCGGAGCTGACGGCCGCGGGCCTGTCCCCCGCCGACGTGGACCGCCTGGCCCCGCACAAGGTGTTCCCCGGCAACCGTCCCTCCACCAGCCTGCTCTATCGCCGGCTCGATCCCCGGACGCTTGGGCGGCTCCTGGCCCTCTACGAGCACAAGGTGTTCGTGATGGGCGCGGTGTGGGGCATCAACTCCTTCGACCAGTGGGGCGTGGAGCTGGGCAAGACCCTGGCGGCGCGAATCCTGCCGGAGCTCGACGGCGACGGATCACCCGCGGGCCACGACGCCTCGACGCGCGGCCTGATCACTCACGCCCGCCGGCTGCGGGGGCGGTAG
- the tal gene encoding transaldolase yields MSLLDSLKRHTVVVADTGDIDQVRHHRPQDATTNPSLLLKAAQQAQYRGLVDAALEGAARVAAPGPARTDAFMDRLSVAFGCEILKIVPGRVSTEVDARHSFDTDATLAKARAIIALYGEAGVPADRVLVKIGSTWEGIQAAARLEREGIHCNLTLLFSMAQAVACADAGVTLISPFVGRIYDYYRKARGTEIPADEDPGVQSVRRIYAYYKKHGYATQVMGASFRRVSQITALAGCDLLTISPDLLAELAAARGDLEPALTQAMAERDGEPRRPLDEKAYRWQHNQDPMAVEKLSDGIRRFDQDARALEAWAASIAAAA; encoded by the coding sequence ATGTCCCTGCTCGACTCGCTCAAACGGCACACCGTCGTCGTCGCCGACACCGGCGACATCGACCAGGTCCGGCACCACCGGCCGCAGGACGCGACGACGAACCCGTCGCTGCTGCTCAAGGCCGCGCAGCAGGCGCAGTACCGGGGACTGGTGGATGCGGCCCTCGAGGGTGCGGCCCGCGTGGCCGCGCCAGGTCCCGCGCGGACCGACGCCTTCATGGATCGCCTGTCGGTGGCGTTCGGGTGCGAAATCCTGAAGATCGTCCCGGGGCGTGTCTCCACGGAAGTGGACGCCCGCCACAGCTTCGACACCGACGCCACGCTCGCGAAGGCCCGTGCGATCATCGCCCTCTACGGCGAGGCCGGCGTGCCGGCGGATCGGGTCCTGGTGAAGATCGGCAGCACGTGGGAGGGCATCCAGGCGGCGGCGCGGCTCGAACGGGAGGGCATCCACTGCAACCTGACCCTGCTCTTCAGCATGGCCCAGGCGGTGGCGTGCGCCGATGCCGGCGTCACGCTGATCTCGCCCTTCGTCGGCCGCATCTACGACTACTACCGGAAGGCGCGCGGCACCGAGATCCCCGCCGACGAGGACCCGGGCGTCCAGTCGGTCCGCCGCATCTACGCGTACTACAAGAAGCACGGCTACGCGACGCAGGTGATGGGCGCCAGCTTCCGCCGCGTCTCCCAGATCACGGCCCTGGCCGGCTGCGACCTCCTGACGATCAGCCCGGACCTGCTCGCCGAACTGGCGGCCGCGCGCGGCGACCTCGAGCCGGCGCTGACCCAGGCGATGGCGGAGCGCGACGGCGAGCCGCGCAGGCCCCTCGACGAGAAGGCCTATCGCTGGCAGCACAACCAGGATCCCATGGCGGTGGAGAAGCTGAGCGACGGCATCCGCCGGTTCGACCAGGACGCGCGCGCGCTGGAGGCGTGGGCGGCCAGCATCGCCGCGGCCGCCTGA